The DNA sequence GCCCGACGGCGACCATTCTCGACTGCGTAAACCACGTCAAGTGGCACCTCGACGGGACGCTGACCTACCGCATGTCCTGTCGAAGCGCCATCTGCGGGTCGTGTGCGATGAAGGTCAACGGCGGGGGACAGCTCGTCTGCAACGCCCAGTACCGCAATCATCTCGACGCGGATGGGATGATCACGCTCGAACCTATCGGCAACATGCCGGTCATCAAAGACCTCGTCGTCGATATGACGGACTTTTGGGCGAAGATCGAGGGAGTCGAACCCTTCGTCAAGAACGAGACGCCCGAAGAGCACGGCGAACACCTGATGAGCCCGGAGGACTTCCTCAACATCGACGACGCCTCGAACTGCATCCTCTGCGGCGCGTGCTACTCCGAGTGCGCTTCCTACGAAGTCGATCGGAACTTCGTCGGTCCGGCGGCACTCGCGCGGGGCCAACGGCTCGTTTTCGACACGCGTGACGAGGACCGCCAGGGCAGGGCAGAACGACTGAGCGAGTATGGCGGTATGTGGGACTGTACGCACTGCTTCGCGTGCGTCGAGGCGTGCCCCAAGCCCGTGAAACCGCTCCTACGGATCATCGAACTGCGCCAGGACGCGCACCAACGAGGCTTGCACGACAATAACGGTTCTCGGCACGCGCGCGCGTTCGTGGACATCGTCGCTGAGTCTGGTTGGCTCGACGAAGCCAAGCTGCCTGTCAAGTCCGTCGGGACGCTCAAGGAGACGCTCGAACTGCTCCCGATGGGTATCCGCATGGGACTCAAGGGCAAGTTCCGACCCAACCCGCTGCACCTGCTCCCCGGAAAGCACCATCCTGAGATTCCGGGCATGGGCGAGGTTCGTACGATCATCAAGAAGACGGAGGGCTAGGAGACCCCATGGGG is a window from the Candidatus Poribacteria bacterium genome containing:
- the sdhB gene encoding succinate dehydrogenase iron-sulfur subunit, which translates into the protein MPELITLRIRRFDPESDAEPYFQDFTFEPPSPTATILDCVNHVKWHLDGTLTYRMSCRSAICGSCAMKVNGGGQLVCNAQYRNHLDADGMITLEPIGNMPVIKDLVVDMTDFWAKIEGVEPFVKNETPEEHGEHLMSPEDFLNIDDASNCILCGACYSECASYEVDRNFVGPAALARGQRLVFDTRDEDRQGRAERLSEYGGMWDCTHCFACVEACPKPVKPLLRIIELRQDAHQRGLHDNNGSRHARAFVDIVAESGWLDEAKLPVKSVGTLKETLELLPMGIRMGLKGKFRPNPLHLLPGKHHPEIPGMGEVRTIIKKTEG